TCACTGCTTTCAGGGAGGCTTTCAGCCCTGACACCTGCCTCCCTACTGCTTCATCTCCCCTCACCCCAAACAGGCCCCCTTTTCTAATCCTGCCCTCACCCTCGCCTCCCAGAAAGGCCCCCGGGTTGATACtcacaccacagctggctgggagcagAGACTGCTGGTCTCGTAATAATCGATCACGAAGTTGCGAGGAAGCTTCCGCAGGGTGTAAGAGAAGCAGCAGGCGGTGGGAGGGTCTGAGCCCACTGGGAAGAAAGGCCGAGGTGAGACAGAAGCTCTACCCAGAGCTATTCATTTTGGCTTCTAGTTATAGATATTCAAAGGGCATCCCTGTGGATCTGCCAGATCCCCAAATATGGTCCCTTGTATCTAATCCCACCCACTCTGAGTAGGAGTCTTATTCTGAATAGAGAATCCTAGGGGAAGACCATGAAAGGATTCTAGAAGGTTcaggctgtattgggtcttagaGCACAGGTCTAactcccttcattttacagatggggaaaccaaggcacagagagagacagggactTACTTAACCCAGTCTATGGGTTGCTATTTCTTAAGAAAACAGGAACTTGAATATTACTGAGTGTCTACCAGACTCTACATTTACCTGCAGGCTACTTAGAAATCTTCCCTGCTCCCTTTTGTCTCATCCCCAGATGTTAGTGTTGGACCAGCCCCAACTAAAAAGTCGGCGCTGCCTACATCCTGACTCAGTGGCAGCTGGAAGAATGGACTTACTTGGTGCTGAGAGTGCCAGAGAGCAGAAAGCAGCTGCAAGCACGAGGAAGGAGAGGACAGTCATGCAGAGCTTCATGGTCTTGGTGGAGGAGAGACTTGCCTGGAGCTTGGACTGCAGAACCTAGAAGCTTCAGAACCCTTCTGTGCTCTGTGTTGATACTGAGTTGGGAGCCCTTCTTTATAGGAACTCTGAGGCCTGGGACAGAGAGGAGGGCACAGGAGGGCGAGTGGAATTTCCAGGGTACAGATGATGTCATGGTgccaataaggaaactgaagctagcTGACTGTGAGGGGCTCTGCACAGCTTTCTTTTCCCCAGCAGTGTCATCACAGAGGAAAgtggagggaggtggaggagagaagAAGTGGGCTGAACCCTAGAGGGAAGTGGTATACCATAAGGCAGTGACTGAGGCTTGGGGGAGAATTGCAAACCCTACAAGAAAGACGGAACCTTCACACCTGCTAGAAGGGGCTTGTAGATGAGAACCATCATGCTCTTAGTGGTTACCACCTCCAGAAGCTGGAGACTTCATGTCAGTCTTTCCAGggtggccacaggcctggccccaAGAAGGGGAGGAAGCCAGGATTCCATGTCCCACTGCAGGCCTCCTTCTGCTAGGCAGAGTGACTTTAGCGCCCTGTATATTTCCTTGGGCATAAAAAAAGTGTCCAGCTTTGAGTGTGCAGAAGGCCCCAGCAGAAGTGTAGCTTCTACATAGcgaacatttactatgtgtcaggcactaggcAAGCTGCGTCATACACGCACATCTAACCCTACCATAACCCTGAGCAGGGTGTGATTATTCCCCTGAGGCAATGAGGATCAGAGGGCAGAACAGAGTTCAGTGATAatctcaaggccacacagctgttAAGTGGCAGTGCCAAGATTTGGACTGAGGTTCATCTGACtctaaaatccattttctttctacCCTGTCATCTCCAGAACAAATATAGAACGTGACCACAGAGAGAGAAACTGCTGGCCACCTAGGGGCCACGCCACACACAAAGACCCATCTTATCAGGGCTGAATACAGGAAAGGGGTGTGGTCCGTCTGTCCCAAAGAATGCAAAAGAAATCAAGGGAATGCAAAAGAAATCAAGATTTCAGTGTGCTCCCTTGGGCCAGtaacagaaaaggagaaagaaatcagGAAGAATCAAGTTTAGAAGACCCAGATAAAGAATGTTCCTCCAGTATAAAAATGGAATTGGATAAAGCTGGCAATGAATTCATCTATGTTACAGATAAAGTATATAATCTAAGCCTGTGGGTGTTTCCCAGACatccacagggaattccctgtgttcTTGTAAAGCCCTGCCTGGTTCGGCAGCTGCTGTGGGCCTGAAGGTGACTACATGAAGCTTCCAAAGGCCAGGAATACAGCAGTGCATGAATCAGGGCAAGCGAGAGCCATTAGGATGATGGGATCAAGACCTCTATCCACCTGCAGCTCAACCACTCTGACCCAGCTGCTCACCCACAGTCCCACATTGCTACCTGCCTCTgctttgaaaatgaagaatgaaGAGTGA
This window of the Balaenoptera ricei isolate mBalRic1 chromosome 20, mBalRic1.hap2, whole genome shotgun sequence genome carries:
- the LOC132355064 gene encoding C-C motif chemokine 4 → MKLCMTVLSFLVLAAAFCSLALSAPMGSDPPTACCFSYTLRKLPRNFVIDYYETSSLCSQPAVVFQTKKGRQVCANPSDPWVQEYMDDLELN